CGTCAATAGCGCTGTGAGCCCTGTCAAGACGGCTGGCGAAGTCAGAAACCGCCAGCATAACTGCTCTGTCGGGCAACCCGAATAGGTTGCCTAGTCGTGCTATATTCTTTGGGCCGATGCTACCGATTCTCATGTTCTTAGCCCCCCCGATTCCCAGTGCCAGCGTCTGGTATTGCGGGTAGCAAGCGGTAGCGACAAGATCATAGCAGGGAGCGAGGCACAATCCGCTTTCTGTGTGCTCCATGGCGAAATTTTTTAGATGAGCGTCCGTATTTCCCGTGAGAATACAGGCCATCACCCGGCGAAACAGTGTATCACACTCTGCCCGCAGGCATATGTCTCCGTTTTGGATGATAAAATCGGCCATGTGCTCGTAGCAGGCCTCGTATTTGCCCTCCGAGCGATTACCAAGCAACTGGTTAAATTCCTCAAAGTGAGTTTTCCTGCCGTCTTCGGTCGTGTCGAATCGTTTGATGAATAGGGCCCTTTCGGAAACACCCTGAAGCGGTGCCAGAGTCATCTCCGCAATCATGTCTTTTTTGAGAAGGGCCGTGCACGCCTGCGTAGTGATGTACTCGAGTCCCAGAATATCGGGCAGCGTGGGGGATGGGAGCTTAGCTATGTAGGTTGCCCGCTCACTGCGCCCCACGGGGCGGAAAACTCGGCCTTCCTTTATTGCGCCCAGCTTGGGCTGAACCCCAGAAAGAGACGCTCTCGATGAAAGCGCAGCGATGTTTTCCGG
Above is a genomic segment from Gemmatimonadota bacterium containing:
- a CDS encoding type II toxin-antitoxin system HipA family toxin, with the translated sequence MPAISYTLPLRAEPHLSEYGLHPFFDNLCAEGWLKDVQARALGLRRDDRFPLLLAFGTDLSGAVSIIDPDPAGDIKIDHNDPENIAALSSRASLSGVQPKLGAIKEGRVFRPVGRSERATYIAKLPSPTLPDILGLEYITTQACTALLKKDMIAEMTLAPLQGVSERALFIKRFDTTEDGRKTHFEEFNQLLGNRSEGKYEACYEHMADFIIQNGDICLRAECDTLFRRVMACILTGNTDAHLKNFAMEHTESGLCLAPCYDLVATACYPQYQTLALGIGGAKNMRIGSIGPKNIARLGNLFGLPDRAVMLAVSDFASRLDRAHSAID